One part of the Lycium ferocissimum isolate CSIRO_LF1 chromosome 8, AGI_CSIRO_Lferr_CH_V1, whole genome shotgun sequence genome encodes these proteins:
- the LOC132068353 gene encoding uncharacterized serine-rich protein C215.13-like, with protein sequence MNRSFRGEEKALRKLQQQMGSFRNSVMKEKEEELALFFEMRRKEKERDDLLLFQNNDEFDGSKAGDSLFNIGSATTTVRKNGADDFLNADNDKNDYEWLLTPPSTPLFPSLEMESQKTMMSQMGTAKARPTALKSRLAHPQPEPSGRSNLASRQPASTAGLNTSSSGLRRPSSSGGSRPSTPTGRPTLSATSSLTSASRRTSTATSKAMTSTATSKTMSTTTTSRPSRSSTPTSRATLPSAKTTVPQRPSTPTSRSSARSSTPTRTSSTPATRASIPGSKSTSRAATPTRRPTSVSSTANATAPSDKSPSSVTTATTTARNPGASRASSPAVKPRPWKPSDIPGVSYDAPPNLRTSLSDRPTSATRGRPGAPSIRSSSIEPVTNGRIRRQSCSPARGRPPNGVARSSGSSVPIPAMSRLHAKANDNVSPGMVGTKMVERVVNMRKLAPPAKQDNKHSPRNNLYAHSSSLDSSGFGRTMSKKSLDMAMRHMDIRRSIPGNLRPSMTNIPASSMYSVRSGPNRSRTVSVSDSPLATSSNGSSEVSVNNNAVCVDGSEVDDAISGDKGARSPASRQGR encoded by the exons ATGAATAGAAGTTTTAGGGGAGAAGAAAAGGCGTTAAggaaattacaacaacaaatggGGAGTTTTAGGAATTCAGTAATGAAGGAGAAGGAAGAAGAGTTAGCTTTATTTTTCGAAAtgcgaagaaaagaaaaggaaagagatgatcttcttctttttcaaaataacgATGAATTTGATG GATCAAAAGCAGGCGACTCACTATTCAATATTGGATCAGCCACTACTACTGTAAGGAAAAATGGGGCTGATGATTTCCTCAATGCTGACaatgataaaaatgattatgaatg GCTTCTAACACCTCCCAGTACTCCTCTGTTTCCGTCACTTGAAATGGAGTCACAAAAAACAATGATGAGTCAGATGGGAACAGCTAAAGCTCGTCCAACTGCATTGAAATCTAGA TTAGCACATCCCCAGCCTGAGCCCTCTGGTAGAAGCAATTTAGCATCTAGACAACCTGCTTCCACTGCTGGATTAAATACTTCAAGTTCAGGTCTTCGAAGACCATCTTCATCAGGTGGATCAAGACCTTCAACACCAACTGGACGGCCCACATTAAGTGCAACATCCTCCTTGACATCAGCATCTAGACGCACATCTACTGCAACATCCAAAGCAATGACATCCACTGCAACTTCTAAAACAATGTCGACCACAACCACGTCTCGGCCATCAAGGTCTTCAACACCAACTTCTCGTGCCACCTTGCCTTCTGCTAAAACCACGGTTCCTCAAAGACCTTCAACACCTACATCCAGGTCTAGTGCGAGGTCCTCAACACCAACCAGAACCTCCTCGACACCCGCAACCAGGGCATCTATTCCTGGATCAAAATCCACATCAAGGGCAGCAACTCCAACTCGCCGGCCTACTTCAGTGTCCAGTACAGCTAATGCTACTGCTCCTTCCGATAAATCTCCGTCTTCAGTTACCACAGCAACCACTACGGCAAGAAATCCTGGAGCCTCACGTGCTAGTTCTCCAGCTGTAAAACCCAGACCATGGAAGCCTTCAGATATCCCAGGTGTCTCCTATGATGCTCCGCCCAATTTACGGACATCACTCTCTGACAGGCCAACTTCAGCTACAAGGGGTAGACCTGGAGCACCAAGTATTAGATCTTCATCCATTGAACCAGTTACAAATGGAAGGATTAGACGACAATCTTGCTCTCCAGCGAGAGGTCGTCCTCCTAATGGTGTTGCGCGTAGCAGTGGGAGCTCTGTTCCGATTCCAGCTATGAGTCGATTACATGCTAAAGCTAATGATAATGTAAGCCCTGGTATGGTTGGAACTAAGATGGTTGAAAGGGTAGTAAATATGCGGAAGCTGGCTCCTCCTGCAAAGCAGGACAACAAACATTCTCCCCGTAATAACTTATATGCACACTCTTCATCACTGGACAGCTCGGGCTTTGGAAGGACAATGTCAAAGAAATCCTTGGATATGGCAATGAGGCATATG GATATACGGCGAAGCATCCCAGGTAATTTGCGTCCATCGATGACAAATATTCCAGCATCCTCCATGTACAGTGTGAGATCAGGACCTAACAGAAGCAGAACAGTGAGTGTATCCGACTCCCCACTTGCTACGAGCAGCAATGGTAGTTCAGAAGTGAGTGTCAATAACAATGCAGTGTGTGTTGATGGGAGTGAAGTTGATGACGCTATTAGCGGTGATAAAGGTGCTAGATCTCCTGCCAGTAGGCAGGGAAGGTAA